Proteins encoded in a region of the Streptomyces sp. NBC_01298 genome:
- a CDS encoding glycosyltransferase family 87 protein has protein sequence MTSTSTTIDSALRGRAGRLAMAGFWLATRTLMVVLLVVNLHGTSSVRAEITVTYNNWYNVLVTGTMPHGDVMWQYPPAAAAIFLSPDLLPFLSYFEAFVALTVICDALITVGLVRAARRSDGSLAGAVLWLTTLPLLLSLPFARYDLQVTLLAVGSLLCLRFRRKLGGVLAGIGAMVKVWPLLTLIGTPRGRTTRDAILSAVAAGAVLLAVLALFFRDTLGFLGNQGNRGIQVESLGGSALMFGKLVGAWSGKSEVRYGAYEYVGPYVSSVAMLSVGLTGVGFAWLLLWRIKARRWTTATPLDAGLCAILVFTITSRVLSPQYLMWLVGLAAVCLTCKHTTQRPVAWLIVAATAVTTVIYPLTYVSQILAGSGIGTFLLVLRNGLLAWAAVWSCLLLWRASVSPVPGTGNGNGTGNGTGNGNGNANAGTAAAPAPKAGSELPARV, from the coding sequence ATGACCAGTACGAGCACGACCATCGACTCCGCACTCCGGGGGCGCGCCGGCCGCCTGGCCATGGCGGGCTTCTGGCTGGCCACCCGGACCCTGATGGTGGTCCTTCTGGTGGTGAACCTGCACGGCACCTCCTCGGTCCGCGCGGAGATCACCGTCACCTACAACAACTGGTACAACGTCCTCGTGACGGGGACCATGCCGCACGGCGACGTCATGTGGCAGTACCCGCCGGCCGCGGCGGCGATCTTCCTGTCGCCCGACCTGCTCCCCTTCCTCAGCTACTTCGAGGCCTTCGTCGCCCTGACGGTGATCTGCGACGCGCTGATCACCGTCGGCCTGGTCCGCGCCGCCCGCCGCTCCGACGGCAGCCTGGCCGGCGCCGTGCTGTGGCTGACCACGCTGCCGCTGCTGCTGTCGCTTCCCTTCGCGCGCTACGACCTCCAGGTCACCCTGCTCGCCGTCGGCTCGCTGCTGTGCCTGCGCTTCCGCCGCAAGCTCGGCGGGGTCCTCGCCGGAATCGGCGCCATGGTCAAGGTCTGGCCGCTGCTCACGCTGATCGGCACCCCGCGCGGCCGCACCACCCGCGACGCCATCCTGTCGGCCGTGGCGGCCGGGGCCGTCCTGCTCGCCGTGCTCGCGCTGTTCTTCCGCGACACCCTCGGCTTCCTGGGCAACCAGGGCAACCGCGGCATCCAGGTCGAGTCCCTCGGCGGCTCCGCCCTGATGTTCGGCAAGCTCGTCGGCGCCTGGTCCGGGAAGTCCGAAGTCCGCTACGGGGCCTACGAGTACGTCGGCCCCTACGTCTCCAGCGTCGCCATGCTCTCCGTCGGCCTCACGGGCGTCGGGTTCGCGTGGCTGCTGCTGTGGCGGATCAAGGCGCGGCGCTGGACGACCGCGACCCCGCTGGACGCCGGGCTGTGCGCCATCCTCGTCTTCACCATCACCAGCCGCGTGCTCAGCCCGCAGTACCTGATGTGGCTGGTCGGTCTCGCGGCCGTGTGCCTGACCTGCAAGCACACCACGCAGCGGCCGGTGGCCTGGCTGATCGTGGCCGCGACCGCGGTCACCACCGTGATCTACCCACTGACCTACGTCTCGCAGATCCTCGCGGGCAGCGGCATCGGCACGTTCCTCCTGGTGCTCCGCAACGGCCTGCTGGCCTGGGCCGCCGTCTGGTCCTGCCTGCTCCTGTGGCGGGCGAGCGTGAGCCCCGTACCCGGAACCGGGAACGGGAATGGGACCGGGAATGGGACCGGGAACGGGAACGGGAACGCAAACGCCGGGACCGCGGCGGCCCCGGCGCCCAAGGCCGGCTCCGAGCTGCCGGCGCGCGTCTGA